The following are encoded in a window of Rosa chinensis cultivar Old Blush chromosome 4, RchiOBHm-V2, whole genome shotgun sequence genomic DNA:
- the LOC112200025 gene encoding protein NUCLEAR FUSION DEFECTIVE 6, mitochondrial gives MAANCARRTLQFSSASAKALFNASSSSPFASKAFKLSELAGAKTTSTSRFFATQKLKFSRLPVELAAAQSLIPLHSATASALFTSLLSLHNTSWGCLSEGFATPL, from the exons ATGGCGGCTAATTGCGCGAGGCGAACCCTACAATTTTCTTCAGCTTCCGCGAAAGCCCTTTTCAACGCATCGTCGTCTTCACCGTTCGCCTCCAAAGCTTTTAAGCTCAGTGAACTCGCTGGCGCCAAAACCACATCTACTTCCCGCTTTTTCGCTACTCAGAAGCTCAAGTTCTCAAG GCTTCCTGTGGAGTTGGCCGCTGCACAGTCATTGATCCCGCTGCACAGTGCTACTGCTTCTGCCTTGTTCACTTCGCTCCTGTCTTTGCACAATACCAGCTGGGGCTGCCTATCAGAAG GTTTTGCAACCCCTCTATAG